A section of the Solitalea canadensis DSM 3403 genome encodes:
- a CDS encoding formylglycine-generating enzyme family protein: MKNRFQNSQLIHNLTLIKNAPYMYHKNYLLLFSAVPAVLFFVSCNKAKSSQTSQLFVNGKVDGIVSCTSNGLFPVDSALYMEGGGKEFYESKVNTVKPKGPTPKGMVFIPGGEFSMGGVNPVGMENGGQQNMNDARPIHRVYVDGFYMDETEVTNAEFTAFVKATGYITIAERKPTREEFPGAPEENLVAGSVVFTPPDHDVSLNDHYQWWQYVKGADWKHPLGPQSNIQGKDNYPVVHIAWEDAQAYAKWAGKRLPTEAEWEFAARGGDFGKMYAWGNQFKPDGKWMANIFQGKFPVSDEGKDGFVGIAPIKQFSASTYGLYDIAGNVWEWCEDWYRPDYYEELAHRDVARNPQGPDSAFDPMEPNEKKKVQRGGSFLCTDQYCTRYMVGTRGKGEFRSASNHVGLRCVKDLK, translated from the coding sequence ATGAAAAACAGGTTTCAAAACAGTCAACTTATTCATAATTTAACGCTTATAAAAAATGCTCCCTACATGTATCACAAAAACTATTTACTTCTGTTTTCAGCAGTTCCCGCAGTCCTCTTTTTCGTTTCATGCAATAAGGCGAAGAGTTCTCAAACCTCCCAATTATTTGTCAATGGAAAAGTTGATGGCATAGTTTCCTGTACCTCCAACGGACTCTTTCCTGTGGATAGTGCTTTATATATGGAAGGTGGTGGAAAAGAATTTTATGAATCAAAGGTAAATACAGTAAAACCTAAAGGGCCTACTCCTAAAGGAATGGTTTTCATTCCTGGAGGCGAGTTCAGCATGGGAGGGGTTAACCCTGTCGGGATGGAAAACGGCGGCCAACAAAATATGAATGATGCCAGGCCTATCCATCGTGTCTATGTGGATGGTTTTTACATGGATGAAACCGAAGTGACTAATGCCGAATTTACAGCTTTTGTAAAAGCAACCGGCTACATTACCATTGCCGAACGAAAACCAACAAGAGAAGAATTTCCAGGCGCGCCTGAAGAAAATCTTGTTGCCGGATCAGTTGTATTTACACCGCCGGATCATGATGTTTCACTGAACGACCACTATCAATGGTGGCAATATGTAAAAGGTGCTGATTGGAAACATCCGCTCGGTCCACAAAGTAACATCCAGGGGAAAGACAATTATCCGGTTGTACATATTGCATGGGAAGATGCACAGGCCTATGCAAAATGGGCGGGTAAACGCTTGCCAACAGAAGCAGAGTGGGAATTCGCAGCACGTGGAGGCGACTTTGGAAAGATGTATGCATGGGGAAATCAGTTTAAACCGGACGGAAAATGGATGGCCAATATTTTCCAGGGCAAATTTCCCGTAAGTGACGAAGGAAAAGATGGCTTTGTGGGTATCGCTCCCATTAAACAATTTTCTGCCAGCACTTACGGACTATATGATATTGCCGGAAATGTTTGGGAATGGTGTGAAGATTGGTATCGCCCCGATTATTATGAAGAACTTGCCCATAGAGATGTTGCTCGCAACCCACAAGGTCCTGATTCAGCATTTGACCCGATGGAACCCAACGAAAAGAAAAAAGTACAACGTGGAGGCTCATTTCTTTGTACCGATCAATACTGCACCCGTTATATGGTCGGAACAAGAGGGAAAGGAGAATTTCGCTCTGCCTCAAACCATGTGGGCTTACGGTGTGTTAAAGACCTCAAGTAA
- a CDS encoding MarR family winged helix-turn-helix transcriptional regulator — protein MDFLKLENQLCFPLYALSRKVTAHYKPLLDELDLTYPQYLVMLLLWEHQTLSVKELGDHLMLDSGTLTPLLKRLEQKKIVSRKRSAEDERIVLISLTPDGKKLQEKAVEVPNKLQCSLSLSDEDIVVTRSQIIKLLNKLKDV, from the coding sequence ATGGACTTTCTGAAGTTAGAAAACCAGCTTTGTTTTCCACTATATGCGTTATCACGAAAAGTAACAGCACACTATAAACCATTATTAGATGAACTGGATTTAACTTACCCGCAGTACCTGGTCATGCTTTTGTTATGGGAACATCAAACATTATCTGTTAAAGAATTAGGGGATCACCTGATGCTCGACTCCGGAACGCTGACTCCTCTTTTAAAAAGATTAGAACAAAAGAAAATTGTGTCAAGAAAAAGAAGTGCTGAAGATGAACGAATCGTACTTATTTCGTTAACTCCGGATGGAAAAAAATTGCAAGAAAAAGCCGTCGAGGTTCCGAATAAACTCCAATGCAGCCTCAGTCTTTCTGATGAAGATATAGTGGTTACACGTTCGCAAATAATCAAACTCTTAAATAAACTAAAAGACGTATAA
- a CDS encoding DUF2490 domain-containing protein gives MKFLAIAIFFLLFVTQVVLAQDEIPPSEEVWPELNAFYSFNSKYRLFTMISGTKVEKSYYSDGAFGIHLDYFKPYQAKRALGKYDSLKNRLLRVRVGYMYGTTPPSAEDPFKEHTLLTETIHAFPLSYQLLITAKNRIDWRIRDGEFLPRYRPRLTIERDCKTHYLTFNAYLYGEYFLNFGKPNINRWRLCGGAEIRVSRNLNFEWYYLYQFKNSPDVGKVNAIGLVLKAYFHAVNKKNK, from the coding sequence ATGAAATTTCTTGCGATCGCTATTTTCTTTCTGCTGTTTGTTACTCAGGTAGTTTTAGCGCAAGACGAAATTCCCCCCAGTGAAGAGGTATGGCCTGAGTTGAATGCTTTTTATTCCTTTAATTCAAAATACCGCTTATTTACGATGATATCTGGTACTAAGGTTGAAAAATCTTATTACTCTGATGGGGCATTTGGTATCCACCTCGATTATTTTAAACCTTATCAAGCTAAAAGAGCACTCGGTAAATACGACAGTTTAAAAAATCGTTTATTGCGTGTTCGAGTGGGTTATATGTATGGGACTACACCACCCAGTGCCGAAGATCCTTTTAAGGAGCACACCCTGCTAACTGAAACCATCCATGCTTTTCCATTGTCTTACCAATTACTGATTACGGCCAAGAACCGAATCGACTGGCGTATCAGAGACGGCGAATTTTTGCCACGTTACCGGCCTCGCTTAACAATAGAGCGCGACTGCAAAACCCACTACCTAACATTTAATGCCTACCTATATGGCGAATATTTCTTGAATTTCGGGAAACCCAACATTAATAGATGGAGACTCTGCGGAGGAGCCGAGATCAGGGTTAGCCGGAACCTAAATTTTGAATGGTATTACTTATATCAGTTTAAAAACTCACCTGATGTTGGAAAAGTAAACGCCATTGGACTTGTACTAAAAGCTTACTTCCATGCTGTAAATAAAAAGAACAAGTGA
- a CDS encoding NAD(P)-dependent alcohol dehydrogenase, which translates to MIQVKGYAAAQAKAPLAPFNFQRREAGPHDVIIEIQYCGVCHSDIHQVRDEWGGSIFPMVPGHEIVGKVIKVGEHVKNFKAGDLAGVGCLVDSCRTCTSCVQGLEQYCEVHWVGTYNSVEMDMKTPTYGGYSNQIVVDEGFVLRISEKLDLKRVAPLLCAGITTYSPLRQWKVRKGERVGVVGLGGLGHMAVKLAASMGAEVTVLSTSPSKEKDAKDLGAHKFVVTKDEDSLASVNNYFDLIINTVSAPTDLNVYLNLLRLDGTMVLLGVPPEAPQIAAFNLIAKRRRLAGSLIGGIPETQEMLDYCAEHNIMSDVEVIAMKDINEAYERMLKGDVHYRFVIDMATL; encoded by the coding sequence ATGATTCAAGTAAAAGGGTACGCAGCTGCCCAAGCGAAAGCTCCTTTAGCTCCGTTTAATTTCCAGCGTCGTGAAGCGGGTCCGCACGATGTGATAATCGAAATTCAATACTGTGGTGTTTGCCATTCTGATATTCACCAGGTTCGTGATGAATGGGGAGGATCTATCTTTCCAATGGTTCCCGGGCATGAAATCGTCGGAAAAGTTATTAAAGTTGGAGAGCATGTTAAGAACTTCAAAGCAGGAGATCTTGCCGGCGTTGGCTGTCTGGTCGACTCATGCAGGACATGCACTAGCTGTGTCCAAGGATTAGAACAATATTGTGAGGTACATTGGGTTGGCACGTATAACAGTGTTGAAATGGATATGAAAACACCAACCTATGGTGGCTATTCAAATCAAATTGTTGTCGACGAAGGTTTTGTATTACGCATCTCCGAAAAGTTAGACCTTAAACGTGTTGCTCCTTTATTATGTGCCGGAATTACAACGTATTCTCCATTACGTCAATGGAAAGTGCGCAAAGGTGAAAGAGTGGGGGTTGTCGGACTTGGAGGATTAGGACATATGGCAGTTAAACTGGCTGCTTCTATGGGAGCCGAAGTCACCGTATTAAGCACTTCTCCTTCTAAAGAAAAAGACGCGAAAGACTTGGGAGCTCATAAATTTGTGGTTACCAAAGACGAAGATTCATTAGCCTCCGTTAATAATTATTTTGATCTGATTATTAACACTGTTTCGGCACCTACCGATCTGAATGTTTATCTGAACTTATTGCGTTTAGATGGAACTATGGTTTTATTGGGGGTTCCTCCTGAAGCTCCGCAAATAGCGGCATTTAACCTTATTGCAAAACGTCGCCGACTTGCCGGTTCATTAATCGGAGGCATTCCGGAAACACAAGAAATGCTGGATTACTGTGCGGAGCATAACATTATGTCTGATGTAGAAGTTATCGCTATGAAAGATATTAACGAAGCTTACGAACGAATGCTCAAAGGGGATGTTCATTATCGCTTTGTTATTGACATGGCAACTCTTTAA
- the aspT gene encoding aspartate-alanine antiporter, with translation METLQHIIKQAPEFAVFFSLALGHAVGRIKIGSFSLGAVASTLIFALLIGQLGVTLSPVFKAACFALFVYSIGFKSGPEFFGSLNRGTVKLLILAVVVCVTGLILVIGIGHALHLNKGLAAGLAAGALTESATMGTASDAINRLGLSADETQNLSSNMAVAFAITYVLGTITVIIFLRNIAPLLLKVNLKQAAKELEESLSGDQGKEISGSINPYSPVIARAYKLVFIPDSVKTTGDIEQLLGDRTSVFRIVHEGKIIDADRSTPVVKGDIVALMGNYTTIMNAEHIIGPEINHPEALRFTGKIVKVVLTNNKYHNRSIKEIAEGADPHELRGVFLVSIKRQDNDLPMFPYTQLRRGDVIQLMGDEEQVDRISERVGYVEKSSEKSDLVMLTAGIVAGILVGLLSVDVGGVPITLGVGGGCLVSGLFFGWLRSKYPVFGSLPGAAQWVLAEFGLSAFAAVVGLSAGPDAIDALHKSGPVLIILGILVALVPQMVGLFVGHKFLKLNPVILLGGLCGSQTVAAALSAISDEAESTTPVLGFTVTYAIGNVLLAIWGPIIVNLV, from the coding sequence ATGGAAACATTACAGCACATTATTAAACAAGCTCCTGAGTTTGCGGTATTTTTTTCGTTGGCGTTGGGCCATGCAGTCGGGCGTATTAAGATTGGCAGTTTTAGTCTGGGTGCGGTTGCCAGTACGTTAATTTTTGCCTTACTGATCGGGCAGCTTGGAGTAACTCTTTCTCCTGTTTTTAAGGCAGCATGTTTTGCCTTATTTGTTTATTCAATAGGGTTTAAGAGTGGCCCTGAGTTTTTCGGAAGTCTAAATCGAGGAACGGTTAAGTTGCTGATACTTGCGGTAGTGGTCTGCGTTACCGGGTTAATTCTGGTCATTGGTATTGGACATGCACTGCACCTCAATAAAGGCTTGGCTGCAGGTCTGGCCGCCGGCGCATTAACTGAATCTGCAACGATGGGTACCGCCTCAGATGCCATTAATCGTTTAGGGCTAAGTGCGGATGAAACTCAAAATCTGAGTTCAAACATGGCGGTGGCTTTCGCCATAACCTATGTGTTAGGAACCATAACAGTGATCATCTTTCTGCGAAATATTGCTCCATTGTTGCTAAAAGTTAATTTAAAACAGGCTGCTAAGGAGTTGGAGGAATCATTGTCAGGTGATCAGGGAAAAGAAATATCCGGAAGTATTAATCCCTATTCCCCGGTTATTGCCAGGGCGTATAAACTCGTTTTTATTCCGGATAGTGTAAAGACCACTGGTGATATTGAGCAATTATTAGGCGACCGGACTTCTGTATTTAGAATTGTTCATGAAGGGAAAATTATTGATGCGGATCGTAGTACCCCTGTTGTTAAAGGCGATATTGTTGCTTTGATGGGAAATTACACCACTATTATGAATGCAGAACATATCATTGGGCCCGAAATCAACCATCCGGAAGCTTTAAGATTTACCGGAAAGATAGTTAAGGTAGTTCTGACTAATAATAAATACCATAATAGAAGTATTAAGGAGATTGCTGAAGGTGCTGATCCGCATGAGTTACGTGGGGTTTTTCTGGTAAGCATAAAACGTCAGGATAATGATTTGCCCATGTTTCCATATACTCAATTGCGTCGTGGTGATGTAATTCAGTTGATGGGTGATGAAGAACAGGTTGACAGAATTTCCGAACGAGTAGGGTATGTGGAAAAATCCAGCGAAAAAAGTGATTTGGTAATGCTTACTGCGGGTATTGTAGCTGGAATTTTAGTTGGGTTATTATCTGTTGACGTAGGTGGTGTGCCAATTACATTAGGTGTTGGTGGAGGATGTTTGGTTTCCGGATTGTTTTTTGGTTGGCTACGATCTAAATATCCGGTTTTTGGTAGCTTACCGGGAGCCGCACAGTGGGTACTGGCAGAGTTTGGACTAAGTGCTTTTGCTGCCGTGGTCGGATTGTCTGCCGGTCCTGATGCAATTGATGCTTTGCATAAATCGGGCCCTGTGTTAATTATTTTAGGAATTCTTGTCGCGCTTGTACCTCAAATGGTCGGGCTTTTCGTTGGACATAAATTTCTGAAGCTTAATCCAGTGATTTTATTGGGAGGCCTATGTGGAAGTCAAACGGTGGCAGCCGCACTTTCAGCAATTTCGGATGAAGCGGAAAGCACGACTCCGGTTTTGGGTTTTACAGTTACCTATGCAATCGGGAATGTATTGTTGGCTATCTGGGGGCCAATAATTGTGAACCTTGTTTAG
- a CDS encoding organic hydroperoxide resistance protein: protein MIKPLYTATAFATGGRNGKVTSSDNVLDLEVRTPKELGGSGGEYTNPEQLFAAGYAACFDSALSLVIRMAKVEIAGPTNVTAHVSIGKNEAEGYGLGVILHVNVPGVSEELAKNLVEKAHQVCPYSNATRGNITVELNVSNN from the coding sequence ATGATTAAGCCTTTATATACAGCAACAGCCTTTGCAACCGGCGGAAGAAATGGTAAAGTAACCTCATCAGACAATGTGCTCGACCTTGAGGTAAGAACTCCGAAAGAATTAGGTGGTTCGGGAGGAGAGTACACCAACCCTGAACAATTATTTGCTGCAGGCTATGCGGCTTGTTTTGATAGTGCATTAAGTCTTGTTATACGAATGGCGAAAGTAGAAATAGCCGGCCCAACCAACGTTACTGCACATGTGAGCATTGGTAAAAATGAAGCAGAAGGATATGGCCTAGGCGTAATTCTACACGTAAATGTTCCAGGGGTAAGTGAAGAGCTTGCAAAAAATCTCGTAGAAAAGGCGCACCAGGTTTGCCCTTATTCAAATGCTACCCGAGGAAATATCACAGTTGAATTAAACGTTTCAAACAATTAA
- a CDS encoding NADP-dependent oxidoreductase: protein MNARQIVLAARPKGMPTVETFRTEEITLPDLQNEEVLLKGLYYSVDPYMRGRMSAAKSYAAPYEVDQPIHGGIVAEVVQSTSPEFAKGDVVLGYLPWSTTIIAKAKDLKKIDTNLAPASYYLGILGMPGLTAFFGLMDIGKPKAGETVVVSGAAGAVGILVGQIAKIQGCRVVGIAGGPEKTNMLLNEFGFDAVVDYKATTDLSAAIAHATPNGVDIYFDNVGGEISDAVIQQLNFHARIPLCGQIALYNNTEVALGPRIQPFLLTRSVLMQGFIVGNYASRFKEGIVQLAEWVKTGKLKYTETIVEGFDQLPAALLGLFSGNNTGKMIVKA from the coding sequence ATGAACGCTCGACAAATCGTTTTGGCAGCTCGCCCCAAAGGAATGCCAACCGTAGAGACATTCCGAACCGAAGAAATAACACTCCCTGACTTACAGAACGAAGAGGTTTTATTAAAAGGCCTTTATTATTCTGTTGACCCTTATATGAGGGGAAGAATGAGTGCAGCAAAATCATACGCTGCACCATACGAAGTCGACCAACCAATACATGGAGGGATAGTAGCGGAAGTAGTACAAAGTACCTCTCCGGAATTTGCCAAAGGAGATGTTGTTTTAGGTTACCTACCGTGGTCAACAACCATAATTGCCAAGGCTAAAGATTTAAAAAAAATAGATACCAACTTAGCTCCTGCAAGTTACTACCTGGGTATTCTGGGGATGCCTGGATTAACTGCTTTTTTCGGATTGATGGACATAGGTAAACCGAAGGCTGGAGAAACAGTGGTGGTTTCAGGAGCAGCCGGAGCTGTAGGAATTTTGGTCGGACAGATCGCCAAAATACAGGGTTGCCGTGTAGTAGGCATTGCAGGCGGACCGGAAAAGACGAATATGCTCTTAAATGAGTTCGGTTTTGATGCAGTTGTTGATTACAAAGCAACAACTGATCTAAGCGCAGCAATTGCGCATGCTACTCCCAATGGAGTCGATATTTACTTCGATAATGTGGGCGGAGAAATTTCTGACGCGGTTATTCAACAGCTGAACTTTCATGCAAGAATTCCTCTTTGCGGTCAAATTGCGCTGTATAACAATACTGAGGTAGCTCTTGGTCCTCGTATTCAACCTTTTTTACTAACCCGTAGTGTGCTGATGCAAGGATTTATTGTTGGTAATTATGCAAGTCGCTTTAAAGAAGGGATAGTACAATTAGCGGAATGGGTGAAGACGGGAAAACTAAAGTATACCGAGACAATCGTAGAAGGATTTGATCAATTACCAGCAGCATTGTTGGGCTTATTTTCAGGCAACAATACCGGCAAAATGATTGTTAAAGCGTGA
- a CDS encoding VOC family protein — protein MLLSRSLILTFLCGCLFGCHSQHSLPPISKEPTNLYTPGRFVWHDLVTPDVAKAKQFYGAVFGWTFETSGSGDTEYTLIKRSGNTIGGIFPIPKDVKVTSGEWVASMSVSDVAKAVNLTTSNGGKVLRGVKDIDGRGKMALVADPQGGILAYMRATGGDPLIKSPEINDWLGMELWTNNPEASKSFYKQVIGYEAEEIKDSSVPFTAFKKDGMIYAALLKNPSKDVRTHWMPYIRVENVSAMVDKAKAAGATIMLTPSPTIRNSTVAIILDPSRAPIVLQEFTPLN, from the coding sequence ATGCTATTATCACGCTCTCTTATCCTTACTTTTCTTTGCGGTTGCCTGTTTGGCTGTCATTCGCAGCATTCCTTACCACCCATTTCAAAAGAACCTACCAATCTTTACACTCCCGGACGTTTTGTCTGGCACGATCTGGTAACTCCCGATGTTGCAAAGGCTAAACAATTTTATGGCGCTGTTTTTGGCTGGACTTTCGAAACTTCTGGATCAGGAGATACAGAATATACCCTTATTAAAAGATCCGGAAATACAATCGGAGGAATCTTTCCTATACCTAAAGACGTAAAGGTCACATCTGGAGAATGGGTTGCATCAATGTCGGTTTCCGATGTTGCAAAAGCAGTTAACCTAACAACTTCAAATGGTGGCAAAGTTTTAAGAGGTGTAAAAGATATTGATGGGAGAGGAAAAATGGCGTTGGTCGCAGATCCACAAGGTGGTATATTAGCCTATATGCGCGCCACGGGAGGCGATCCACTTATCAAATCTCCCGAAATTAATGACTGGTTGGGAATGGAGCTCTGGACCAATAACCCTGAAGCATCCAAAAGTTTCTATAAACAAGTGATTGGCTATGAGGCCGAAGAAATAAAGGATTCGTCTGTTCCTTTCACGGCCTTTAAAAAAGACGGAATGATCTACGCTGCTTTATTAAAGAACCCCAGTAAAGATGTTCGTACCCATTGGATGCCCTATATTAGGGTAGAAAACGTTTCTGCAATGGTAGATAAAGCCAAAGCTGCCGGGGCAACTATTATGCTTACACCTTCTCCAACCATTCGAAACAGTACGGTGGCTATTATACTTGATCCCTCACGGGCACCAATCGTTTTACAAGAATTTACACCTTTAAACTAA
- a CDS encoding type 1 glutamine amidotransferase domain-containing protein gives MITTSHSELGNTGHQTGVWLEELAAPYYIFKDAGAEITIASPKGGQVPLDPKSEDASSETEMSKRFSNDREALLQLAKSVKIEDVKAKDFDAAFLPGGHGPMWDLSDNYELRLLLEDFYNAQKPIGSVCHGVAGLIPLRDKDGHAIVKGKNLTSFSNTEEELVGLTKVVPFLLETELKNLGANYSKKEDFAPFMIKDGLLITGQNPASSEITAKELLNTINK, from the coding sequence ATGATCACAACCTCCCATAGCGAATTGGGAAATACTGGCCACCAAACAGGTGTTTGGCTGGAAGAACTTGCTGCTCCTTATTACATCTTTAAGGATGCAGGAGCTGAAATAACTATCGCTTCTCCAAAAGGTGGGCAGGTACCTCTTGATCCAAAGAGCGAAGATGCTTCTTCAGAAACAGAAATGTCAAAAAGATTCAGCAATGATCGTGAGGCTTTGTTACAACTTGCCAAGTCTGTCAAGATTGAAGATGTAAAAGCGAAAGATTTTGATGCTGCATTTTTACCGGGCGGACATGGGCCAATGTGGGACCTTTCAGACAACTATGAATTAAGGTTATTACTGGAGGATTTTTATAACGCTCAAAAACCAATCGGCTCTGTTTGTCATGGAGTAGCCGGTTTGATTCCTCTCAGGGATAAAGATGGCCATGCAATTGTAAAGGGTAAAAACCTTACCAGCTTCAGCAATACAGAAGAAGAGCTGGTTGGCCTTACCAAAGTAGTTCCATTTTTACTTGAAACTGAGTTGAAAAACCTGGGAGCCAATTATTCAAAAAAGGAAGATTTCGCCCCTTTCATGATCAAAGATGGATTATTAATTACAGGTCAAAACCCTGCATCCTCAGAAATTACCGCTAAAGAATTATTAAACACAATCAACAAATAA
- a CDS encoding TolB family protein, with translation MKQFVFLVLFLLLLPFCAKLSFAQGEVDTRTKLNFLFTSSRSGKQEIWKKENGVYTQLTKEKKQESWRARISPDGKKVLFYRSPSGSFSNTTEKASLWVMNIDGSEQTLLIKQGDNGWVEQSGANWSPDGQKIIMAVAVEKNGPLTIMVTDNQGKNPQQLIKRKGYFADPAFSPDGNWIAYVAWPEDYIGTSLGHLEIFVMKADGSEETRLTYDEFRDHDPAWSLDSKMLVFETATRPGNIIVGKWGIRTMPIAAEEPKNVVFNEAVNLMPQWLPGRNGLIFQQVTYLKNRAQLLIVNTDGSNPIPITDGKYDDKEVNLLP, from the coding sequence ATGAAACAGTTTGTCTTCTTAGTTTTATTTCTATTGCTGTTGCCTTTTTGTGCTAAACTGAGTTTTGCTCAGGGAGAGGTTGATACTCGCACTAAGCTGAATTTCTTGTTTACATCTTCCCGGAGTGGAAAACAGGAAATTTGGAAGAAAGAGAATGGCGTTTATACGCAGCTTACGAAAGAAAAAAAACAAGAAAGTTGGAGAGCCAGAATATCCCCTGACGGCAAAAAGGTGCTGTTTTATAGATCTCCATCCGGAAGTTTTAGTAATACAACAGAAAAGGCCTCCTTGTGGGTAATGAATATTGATGGCTCAGAGCAAACCCTTTTGATAAAACAAGGCGATAATGGTTGGGTTGAACAATCGGGTGCAAACTGGTCGCCTGATGGCCAAAAAATCATTATGGCTGTTGCTGTCGAAAAGAATGGCCCGTTAACTATAATGGTTACGGATAATCAAGGGAAAAATCCTCAACAATTAATTAAACGTAAGGGCTATTTTGCAGATCCTGCATTTTCACCTGATGGCAATTGGATAGCCTATGTTGCCTGGCCCGAAGATTATATTGGAACCAGCCTTGGTCATTTAGAGATTTTTGTGATGAAGGCTGATGGTTCAGAAGAAACCCGCTTAACGTATGATGAGTTTCGGGATCATGATCCAGCCTGGTCGTTAGACAGCAAAATGTTAGTATTCGAAACAGCTACCCGTCCTGGGAATATTATTGTTGGAAAATGGGGAATCAGGACGATGCCAATAGCCGCAGAAGAACCTAAAAATGTCGTGTTCAACGAAGCTGTTAATTTAATGCCGCAATGGTTGCCGGGAAGAAACGGGTTAATATTCCAACAAGTGACTTACCTTAAGAACCGGGCTCAGTTATTAATTGTTAATACTGACGGAAGTAACCCCATACCTATCACAGATGGGAAGTATGACGATAAAGAAGTAAATCTTCTTCCTTGA
- a CDS encoding GNAT family N-acetyltransferase, with amino-acid sequence MVIRRIESAEYKIVVPLFNKYRVFYEQPSDIDRADRFIKERMENNESVIFVAFDGDDPVGFTQLYPSFSSVRTIRNYILNDLYVDEFNRKGGVGRSLIHAAIAFARQHHAKVLTLETAVDNYNAQQLYEKIGFERQSESDGFYLYAYTL; translated from the coding sequence ATGGTTATCAGAAGAATTGAAAGTGCTGAATATAAAATAGTAGTTCCCCTTTTTAATAAGTATAGGGTGTTTTACGAACAGCCATCCGATATTGATCGCGCCGACCGGTTTATAAAAGAACGGATGGAAAATAATGAGTCGGTCATTTTTGTTGCTTTTGACGGTGATGATCCTGTAGGTTTTACGCAACTTTATCCAAGCTTTTCATCTGTACGGACTATACGTAATTATATTCTGAATGATTTGTATGTGGATGAATTTAACCGTAAAGGTGGTGTAGGGCGATCTTTAATACATGCGGCAATCGCATTTGCCCGACAACACCATGCAAAGGTACTTACATTGGAAACCGCAGTTGATAATTACAATGCGCAACAATTATACGAGAAAATTGGTTTTGAACGTCAAAGCGAATCTGATGGTTTTTATTTGTATGCCTACACACTCTAA
- a CDS encoding phytanoyl-CoA dioxygenase family protein — MNLARSKREIAENGFTIINDVFTPEEVSVILHLITWADTAKDTFRKSDDLFAIRQFLKEVPDVAGTILSEKLRMLIKELFGPEYFPVKSIYFDKPKQSNWFVAYHQDLTISVEHKVEVEGFGPWTVKQNQFAVQPPLSILENIFTFRIHLDDTDEGNGALKVVPGSHAKGIYRPETIDWTVEKEVFCNVQKGGIMIMRPLLLHASNRTTTDHQRRVVHIEFSDKKLPVPLKWAELLTNDCDNEVAISR; from the coding sequence ATGAACTTAGCGCGGTCTAAAAGAGAAATTGCTGAAAATGGCTTTACCATTATTAATGATGTATTTACGCCAGAGGAAGTTAGTGTTATTCTTCACCTAATTACCTGGGCAGATACCGCTAAAGATACGTTCAGAAAATCGGATGATCTTTTTGCCATCAGGCAGTTTCTAAAAGAAGTGCCCGATGTAGCGGGTACAATCTTATCGGAGAAACTTAGGATGCTGATTAAAGAATTATTTGGTCCGGAGTATTTCCCTGTAAAATCTATTTATTTCGATAAACCGAAGCAATCTAATTGGTTTGTAGCTTATCATCAGGACTTAACCATATCTGTTGAGCATAAAGTGGAAGTTGAAGGTTTTGGCCCCTGGACGGTTAAGCAAAATCAGTTTGCTGTTCAGCCTCCATTGTCAATTTTGGAAAATATTTTTACCTTTCGAATACATCTGGACGACACCGATGAAGGAAACGGTGCATTAAAAGTTGTTCCTGGTTCACACGCAAAAGGTATTTACCGCCCTGAAACAATAGATTGGACGGTAGAGAAAGAAGTATTTTGTAATGTGCAAAAAGGTGGTATAATGATTATGCGGCCGTTATTATTGCATGCTTCAAACAGAACAACTACTGATCACCAACGCAGGGTAGTGCATATTGAATTTAGCGATAAAAAATTGCCAGTGCCCCTAAAATGGGCTGAGTTATTGACTAATGATTGTGATAATGAAGTTGCAATCAGCCGTTAA